One genomic window of Thermoanaerobaculia bacterium includes the following:
- a CDS encoding GGDEF domain-containing protein, with protein sequence MNGAWRGAAAPAWHLFSWILTTSNYLTIPRDIRKGTTVSRQVALFLKNNLRRSTDVAGRFGGEEFALILPVTTLEGAERLSEELRQGIESLACPHPACPSGILTASFGVSAVIPMEETSVDQLIEAADRALYRAKVEGRNRVCTADK encoded by the coding sequence CCGCTCCAGCCTGGCATTTGTTCTCATGGATATTGACCACTTCAAACTACTTAACGATTCCCAGGGACATCAGAAAGGGGACGACTGTCTCCAGACAGGTAGCTCTTTTTCTCAAGAACAACCTCCGCCGTTCCACGGATGTAGCCGGACGATTCGGCGGGGAGGAATTCGCGCTGATCCTACCCGTCACAACCCTGGAAGGTGCTGAGAGACTTTCGGAGGAACTCAGGCAGGGCATTGAGTCCCTCGCCTGCCCCCACCCGGCTTGCCCATCAGGAATTCTTACAGCAAGTTTTGGCGTATCTGCCGTAATTCCCATGGAAGAAACATCCGTCGATCAATTGATTGAAGCTGCGGATCGCGCACTGTACCGGGCCAAGGTGGAGGGCCGGAATCGGGTCTGTACAGCCGATAAGTGA
- a CDS encoding aldo/keto reductase, which produces MPKKDGQDRRQFIAGGLTGLAAAALTPSGLQADESPEAVKPETPKDSIITRKLGKTGIEVPVVSMGVMNAENPHLVAAALERGIRLLDTAHYYQRGKNEEMVGTVIKSRPRDSFILASKARPTTVDRASVQTSRSGETRETKESFIEKVEISLKRLKTDYLDILYLHSMRSESDVMDSVAMEAMRALKKSGKVRFVGVSTHRNEPEVIRAAVKSGFYDVVLTAFNFKHDKRAEIEAAMAEAVSKGLGIVAMKTQAGVYWDEERTRPIPMKAALKWALQNPNVHTAIPGFTTFDQLEEDITVLTDLSMSAEEKTALFPAEKLASAPLYCQQCGRCETQCVKGLSLPTLMRGYMYARGYRNLLAAKDTVRKVLDGGLPCESCTNCSVRCPHGIEVRQRALAMQSVGAIPDEFLA; this is translated from the coding sequence ATGCCGAAGAAAGACGGACAGGACCGACGTCAATTCATTGCGGGAGGGCTCACGGGACTGGCGGCCGCCGCCCTGACGCCGTCCGGCCTGCAGGCAGACGAAAGCCCGGAAGCAGTCAAACCTGAAACGCCCAAAGATTCCATCATCACCCGGAAGCTGGGAAAGACCGGGATTGAAGTGCCCGTCGTAAGCATGGGAGTCATGAACGCCGAGAACCCCCACCTCGTGGCGGCGGCTCTGGAGAGGGGGATCCGTTTACTGGATACGGCCCACTACTACCAGCGCGGGAAAAATGAGGAGATGGTGGGAACCGTAATCAAATCCAGGCCCCGTGACTCCTTTATCCTCGCAAGTAAGGCCAGGCCTACGACGGTGGATCGGGCTTCGGTCCAGACGTCCCGATCCGGTGAAACCCGGGAGACAAAGGAATCCTTTATTGAGAAAGTGGAAATCAGCCTGAAACGTCTGAAGACCGATTACCTGGATATTCTCTATCTGCACAGCATGAGATCGGAATCCGATGTCATGGACTCCGTCGCCATGGAAGCCATGAGAGCCTTGAAGAAAAGCGGTAAGGTGCGGTTTGTCGGTGTGTCCACGCACCGTAACGAACCGGAGGTGATCCGTGCGGCGGTGAAATCGGGCTTCTATGATGTGGTGCTTACCGCCTTTAACTTTAAACACGATAAACGGGCCGAAATCGAGGCGGCCATGGCGGAGGCGGTGTCGAAGGGGCTGGGAATCGTGGCTATGAAAACCCAAGCCGGTGTTTACTGGGATGAGGAGAGAACCCGTCCGATCCCCATGAAGGCCGCACTGAAATGGGCCCTCCAGAATCCCAATGTCCACACGGCCATCCCCGGCTTTACTACCTTTGATCAGCTGGAAGAGGATATCACCGTTTTGACCGATCTCTCCATGTCAGCGGAAGAAAAAACCGCACTCTTTCCAGCGGAAAAGCTTGCCTCTGCACCTCTCTACTGCCAGCAGTGCGGCCGCTGTGAGACCCAGTGCGTGAAGGGGCTCAGCCTCCCGACCCTCATGCGGGGATACATGTATGCGCGGGGCTACCGAAACCTTCTGGCCGCAAAGGACACTGTGAGAAAGGTACTGGATGGCGGACTTCCATGCGAGTCCTGCACCAACTGCTCCGTACGCTGCCCTCATGGAATTGAAGTGCGCCAGCGTGCCCTCGCCATGCAGTCCGTAGGTGCAATCCCTGACGAATTCCTGGCCTGA
- the rmuC gene encoding DNA recombination protein RmuC, with protein sequence MDPVTLILVVLLVLVLILQVAVLLRRGTSAGSADHVIRDEVSRIREDVERTARENREEQAGNLTRFQESLFGRFTESSTAQKSQLDTFTRQLTTLTESNERRMGEMRQTVETRIRELQESSEKRLDRMQKVVDETLQETLEKRIGESFKMVSDNLTRVQQGLGEMKALASSVGDLKKVLDNVKNRGTWGEFQLSHLLEQMLAPEQYATNVETKPGSNQRVEFAIRLPGHDPESQIWLPIDAKFPMERYQQLLEAYEAGEKSSIDAAMRELTQAVKIAAKDISEKYIDPPHTTHFAIMFLPIESLYADILRIPGLVETIQREYRVSPSGPTTLVALLNSLQMGFKTLAIEKRSGEVWNLLSSVKTEFGRFGEMVEKAQKSLKAAGGHLDRLSSKTRGITSRLKKVQELPAGEAEERPLDEEDEDLMPPEEPESEEEL encoded by the coding sequence ATGGATCCAGTTACACTCATCCTGGTTGTCCTCCTGGTTCTGGTCCTGATTCTTCAGGTCGCGGTTCTGCTCCGCCGCGGGACTTCTGCGGGATCTGCGGACCATGTGATCCGGGACGAGGTGTCCAGGATCCGCGAGGACGTGGAACGCACGGCCCGGGAAAATCGGGAAGAGCAGGCCGGCAACCTGACGCGGTTCCAGGAGTCGCTTTTCGGCCGGTTTACCGAGAGCTCCACGGCCCAGAAATCCCAGCTGGACACCTTCACGCGCCAACTCACGACGCTGACGGAAAGCAACGAACGGCGGATGGGAGAGATGCGGCAAACCGTGGAGACGAGAATTCGCGAACTTCAGGAATCCAGCGAAAAACGGCTGGACCGGATGCAGAAGGTCGTGGATGAGACCCTTCAGGAGACGCTGGAAAAGCGGATCGGTGAATCATTCAAGATGGTCAGTGACAACCTGACCCGTGTTCAGCAGGGCCTCGGAGAGATGAAGGCCCTGGCCTCTTCTGTGGGCGATCTGAAAAAGGTGCTCGATAACGTAAAAAACCGCGGAACCTGGGGGGAGTTTCAGCTGAGCCATCTCCTGGAGCAGATGCTGGCTCCGGAGCAGTATGCGACGAACGTCGAAACGAAACCCGGTTCCAACCAGCGGGTGGAATTCGCCATTCGGCTTCCCGGCCACGATCCTGAGAGTCAGATCTGGCTGCCCATCGACGCGAAATTCCCCATGGAGCGCTACCAGCAGCTGTTGGAAGCCTATGAAGCCGGGGAAAAGAGCTCCATCGATGCGGCTATGCGGGAACTGACCCAGGCTGTAAAAATTGCGGCAAAGGATATTTCGGAAAAGTACATCGACCCACCCCATACGACTCACTTTGCCATCATGTTTCTCCCCATCGAAAGCCTGTATGCCGATATTTTACGGATTCCCGGCCTTGTGGAGACGATTCAGCGGGAGTATCGGGTGTCTCCCTCTGGCCCCACGACACTGGTGGCCCTTCTCAACAGTCTCCAGATGGGGTTTAAGACCCTCGCCATTGAAAAGCGGTCGGGAGAGGTTTGGAATCTGCTTTCATCTGTAAAAACGGAATTTGGAAGGTTTGGAGAGATGGTGGAGAAGGCACAGAAGAGTCTCAAGGCTGCGGGAGGACATCTGGACCGCCTCTCCAGCAAAACCCGCGGAATCACATCTCGTTTGAAGAAGGTCCAGGAACTGCCCGCGGGGGAAGCCGAAGAGAGACCTCTCGATGAGGAAGACGAGGATCTGATGCCGCCGGAAGAGCCGGAGTCGGAAGAGGAGCTGTAA
- a CDS encoding GYF domain-containing protein — protein MTPVPVHGGETCYLGRGGETFGPYSWEEICLFGQEGNLFSDDLIWSQSLGKWVPCRKVPGLKNLIVRKKKVVGGRLLLAIIGVLFVVVVAGGLLLFVKQRKLTVVDYYPREGPAGSFVIIELSSTVEGKDLRVSCGNKDLSFSTIADRFIGINTPLAPSCDEIALRLDEKIFASLSFQVKAPTVTPLYSGKVRPSEREQRVQTKEGISVTIPGGILDRERTLAVSKVKDPALYRDSPFEEIEVYEVSIEGMTQLPGYIEIVVPYDPKLLDRSIPVEANFSPARWDEKRMVWEDLYFRVDETNHTLCMATDHLSAFWTGFSLVGLGKTAAIVAVVGGTISEVAERWANDKYLSRNWKIRVLYSDKALRTVFPDDEWKRAIAPANLHLVDTYDSRYSAAVQDIAFIFEESLKRYTEAGFPDPTKKGVLGAHIYTRYVKVKIDSLYNYYIQQGEMAHDAFWDTIHVPTEIIRLEFFDPVTGSRGSFSDHFQTFKSFFAHELFHVIQRPYYGMFTAWTGTPHKWWMEATAEWAGNDLAKIPYRSDWDKDTPSISKRIGNQFLHYPINSTGKIPGTTALTGGLEYEYLAPVFVRYLVTERGFKVKELIDTVAGDRGSDPLVPLRKLLKRRTGENFDDFYLDFSVWLLKHCSLRLSDFSNPSNRDVAASQCDTLVIDAEREILRIFQSDLGHDPPYRVRLYRNEEGRENLNAGDRLLLTIDKPFPETYEIEAKDGDTLYFIAANGSTYEETIGIQIQSRKEEKWDNVAYHTMKIEKEATAGIWAVRISSGTLKIEPEKIEDAEGYREYEFDITASSIAPDIEEVTFVYDFGDGKKESKGKVKARVEQGEAEARLKHSWDPSPGVKEKDEPIKYVLAVDMVTGGKIVQSASSEITVGKAEVTIQPPRILVLELADGVSESSETFTAAVTPMGKYRFEWDFDDGEMQSEERPPGRESVVQHTYRGLKPGDTFSPRVALFSKEGILLAEDAISIRVTGKGSDKKIKSETLSWRFKNQGTINSPIKGRSSLSEDLRTIYNRKMATVEVQGTLAVSGDNTENRSKNPNQCYEDRCWVAVRPNGEASLSISLDNVDVKLTDETDQGPGAHYLGTHKYGRWTVTRYKLQTRDRHDQSWFSMNWGESVHVALQESEKNLGARIRFPDDEVKKRYLPPIEGVDINLEIYGKYEYFERESRDAPWKLIHKEENQRMGTMVIYRLQLLLEKN, from the coding sequence ATGACGCCCGTGCCCGTGCATGGCGGAGAAACCTGTTACCTCGGGAGAGGAGGGGAGACGTTCGGCCCCTACTCCTGGGAAGAAATCTGCCTCTTTGGGCAGGAGGGAAATCTCTTTTCCGACGATCTCATCTGGTCGCAATCTCTTGGGAAATGGGTTCCCTGCCGAAAGGTTCCCGGGCTTAAGAACCTTATCGTCAGAAAGAAAAAGGTCGTCGGGGGGAGACTGCTCCTTGCCATTATCGGCGTGCTCTTTGTTGTCGTTGTTGCCGGAGGTCTCCTTCTTTTCGTGAAACAGAGAAAGCTTACGGTGGTCGACTATTACCCCAGGGAGGGTCCTGCTGGTTCTTTTGTGATCATCGAACTTTCGTCAACTGTCGAGGGTAAGGATCTGAGGGTTTCCTGTGGCAATAAAGACCTGTCCTTCTCTACAATTGCAGACCGCTTTATCGGGATAAACACCCCGCTGGCCCCATCATGCGATGAAATCGCACTACGGTTGGATGAAAAGATCTTTGCCTCACTTTCCTTCCAGGTCAAAGCGCCAACCGTCACTCCTCTCTACAGCGGAAAGGTGCGACCCTCCGAAAGGGAACAGAGAGTTCAGACAAAGGAGGGGATATCGGTCACCATCCCGGGAGGTATCCTGGACAGGGAGCGGACACTGGCCGTTTCGAAAGTGAAAGATCCCGCCCTCTATCGGGATAGTCCCTTCGAGGAGATCGAGGTGTACGAGGTATCGATCGAGGGGATGACACAATTGCCCGGATACATCGAGATTGTTGTCCCATACGATCCGAAACTGTTAGACAGATCGATCCCTGTTGAGGCGAACTTCTCTCCAGCCCGATGGGATGAGAAGAGGATGGTATGGGAAGATCTTTACTTCAGGGTGGATGAAACGAACCACACCCTCTGTATGGCCACCGACCATCTTTCCGCCTTCTGGACCGGATTTTCTCTTGTAGGTCTGGGGAAGACGGCGGCGATCGTCGCCGTGGTCGGGGGTACGATTTCCGAAGTCGCGGAACGATGGGCCAATGATAAGTACCTCTCCAGAAACTGGAAGATACGAGTTCTCTATTCCGATAAGGCACTGAGAACGGTTTTTCCGGACGACGAGTGGAAAAGGGCAATCGCTCCGGCAAATCTCCATCTGGTGGATACCTACGATTCAAGATATTCCGCGGCCGTTCAGGATATCGCCTTCATCTTTGAAGAGTCATTAAAGCGATACACGGAAGCGGGATTTCCCGATCCGACGAAAAAGGGCGTCCTTGGAGCCCATATTTACACCAGGTACGTCAAGGTCAAGATCGACTCCCTTTATAACTACTACATCCAGCAGGGAGAAATGGCTCATGATGCCTTCTGGGATACTATCCATGTTCCCACGGAGATCATCAGGTTGGAGTTCTTTGACCCGGTCACGGGAAGCCGTGGTTCCTTCAGCGACCACTTTCAGACCTTTAAATCCTTTTTTGCCCACGAGCTCTTTCATGTGATCCAGAGGCCCTACTACGGAATGTTCACAGCGTGGACAGGGACACCCCACAAGTGGTGGATGGAGGCGACAGCGGAGTGGGCGGGGAACGACCTGGCAAAGATACCCTACCGCTCTGACTGGGATAAGGACACTCCCTCCATCAGCAAAAGGATAGGCAATCAATTTTTACACTACCCGATAAATTCTACAGGGAAAATTCCCGGTACCACTGCACTCACTGGAGGGCTGGAATACGAATACCTTGCACCGGTCTTTGTCAGATATCTCGTTACCGAACGGGGATTCAAGGTCAAGGAGCTGATCGATACCGTTGCAGGAGACCGGGGTTCCGATCCCCTGGTTCCACTGAGGAAACTTCTCAAAAGGAGGACCGGGGAAAATTTCGACGACTTCTATCTCGACTTTTCCGTTTGGCTGTTGAAACATTGTTCTCTGCGGCTTTCGGATTTCTCCAATCCTTCTAACCGAGATGTCGCCGCAAGCCAGTGCGATACCCTGGTGATCGATGCAGAGAGGGAGATACTTCGAATCTTCCAGAGCGACCTGGGCCACGATCCTCCCTACAGGGTGCGACTCTACCGGAATGAAGAGGGGCGGGAGAATTTGAATGCAGGTGACAGGCTCCTTCTTACCATTGACAAACCGTTCCCTGAAACCTATGAGATCGAAGCGAAAGACGGGGACACCCTCTACTTCATCGCCGCCAATGGATCGACATATGAAGAGACGATCGGAATCCAGATCCAATCCCGGAAAGAAGAAAAGTGGGACAATGTTGCCTATCACACCATGAAGATCGAAAAAGAAGCCACGGCAGGGATCTGGGCCGTCAGGATTTCAAGCGGGACGCTGAAGATCGAACCGGAGAAGATCGAGGATGCGGAGGGATACCGGGAATATGAGTTTGATATTACGGCTTCCAGCATCGCGCCGGACATTGAGGAGGTCACCTTTGTCTATGACTTTGGGGACGGAAAGAAGGAATCGAAGGGAAAGGTGAAAGCCAGGGTCGAACAGGGCGAGGCGGAGGCCCGGCTGAAGCACTCGTGGGACCCTTCGCCGGGAGTGAAGGAGAAGGATGAGCCGATCAAGTACGTCCTTGCGGTCGATATGGTTACCGGGGGCAAAATCGTTCAAAGCGCGTCATCTGAAATTACGGTTGGGAAGGCGGAGGTCACCATTCAGCCGCCAAGAATATTGGTTCTGGAACTTGCAGACGGGGTTTCTGAGAGCTCGGAAACCTTCACGGCTGCCGTCACTCCCATGGGAAAATACCGATTTGAGTGGGATTTCGACGATGGTGAAATGCAGAGTGAAGAAAGACCTCCGGGAAGAGAATCGGTCGTTCAGCATACGTACAGGGGATTGAAACCTGGTGATACCTTCTCTCCCAGAGTGGCCCTTTTCAGCAAGGAGGGTATCCTTCTGGCCGAGGACGCCATCAGCATCAGGGTTACAGGCAAGGGCTCCGACAAGAAAATTAAGAGCGAAACTCTATCATGGCGTTTCAAGAATCAGGGCACGATCAACAGCCCCATCAAGGGTCGTTCAAGCCTATCGGAGGATTTAAGAACAATATATAACAGAAAGATGGCAACCGTTGAGGTCCAGGGTACCCTGGCAGTCTCGGGAGACAACACGGAAAATCGATCGAAAAATCCAAATCAGTGTTATGAAGATCGATGCTGGGTGGCCGTGCGTCCTAATGGAGAAGCCTCTCTTTCGATATCGTTAGATAACGTGGACGTCAAGCTGACGGATGAAACCGACCAGGGGCCGGGCGCTCACTACCTGGGAACGCATAAATATGGCCGGTGGACGGTTACACGATACAAACTTCAAACTCGCGACCGTCACGATCAATCCTGGTTTTCCATGAATTGGGGTGAGAGTGTCCACGTGGCTCTGCAGGAATCTGAGAAAAATTTGGGCGCCAGGATCCGGTTTCCCGATGACGAAGTAAAAAAACGATACCTGCCGCCCATCGAGGGTGTTGATATTAACCTTGAGATCTATGGGAAATATGAGTATTTTGAAAGGGAGTCAAGGGATGCTCCATGGAAGCTTATCCATAAGGAAGAGAATCAGCGTATGGGGACTATGGTGATCTATCGGTTACAGCTCCTGCTTGAAAAGAATTAG
- the thyX gene encoding FAD-dependent thymidylate synthase: MTEQTWEALERTRVPAMDEILGVPYKVLDDGFVRVVDYMGTDQSIVQAARVSYGKGTKKTSQDRELIRYLIRHWHTSPFEMCEIKLHLRVPMDCWRQWIRHRTANVNEYSTRYSEAIDATAKTLPEEWRLQSKSNKQASEGFLEPDQGNRLTDRETQVQLLAREVYRERLEVGIAREQARKDLPLSTYTESYWKIDLHNLLRFLKLRLDPTAQLEIRSYARVIGYDIVKTWCPIVWEAFEDYVLSGLALSRGEQEVLAAIHGKSSAEEIQKLSLASGFLAEGKQGTRVTLEGREFEEKLKTLGIPIPWE, translated from the coding sequence ATGACTGAACAGACGTGGGAAGCACTGGAACGTACGCGAGTCCCGGCCATGGACGAAATCCTGGGCGTTCCCTACAAGGTCCTTGACGACGGCTTTGTTCGGGTCGTGGATTACATGGGAACCGATCAATCCATCGTCCAGGCCGCCCGGGTTTCCTACGGAAAGGGAACCAAGAAGACCAGCCAGGATCGCGAGCTCATCCGCTACCTGATCCGTCACTGGCACACCTCTCCCTTTGAAATGTGTGAAATCAAGCTCCATCTCCGCGTTCCCATGGATTGCTGGCGGCAATGGATTCGCCATAGAACCGCGAATGTGAACGAGTATTCCACCCGGTACTCCGAAGCAATCGATGCCACGGCAAAAACCCTTCCGGAGGAGTGGCGCTTACAATCAAAGAGCAACAAGCAGGCCAGCGAGGGGTTTCTCGAACCGGATCAGGGAAATCGCCTGACCGATCGCGAAACCCAGGTTCAGCTTCTGGCTCGCGAAGTATACAGGGAAAGGCTGGAAGTCGGCATTGCCCGGGAACAGGCCAGGAAGGACCTTCCCCTCTCCACCTACACGGAATCCTACTGGAAGATCGATTTGCACAACCTCCTCCGGTTTCTGAAGCTTCGCCTGGACCCCACAGCCCAATTGGAAATCCGGTCCTATGCCCGGGTCATCGGGTATGACATCGTGAAGACCTGGTGCCCGATCGTCTGGGAAGCCTTTGAGGATTACGTCCTGAGTGGACTCGCCCTTTCGAGGGGAGAACAGGAAGTCCTTGCGGCGATTCACGGAAAATCTTCAGCAGAGGAAATCCAGAAGCTCTCCCTGGCGTCAGGTTTCCTGGCCGAGGGGAAACAGGGAACCCGGGTGACCCTTGAGGGCCGCGAGTTTGAGGAAAAACTGAAGACCCTGGGAATCCCCATCCCCTGGGAGTAG
- a CDS encoding peptide-N-glycosidase F-related protein yields MKRFMAVMSFVILTSAVLYADTHASWRQIVPVAALTEGGNGSFWQTDLTIVNPSDRSASLTLEFLPTGLDSLPGNSHIVEIPAALLPGASITLPNVLGAYFSAYSSGALVIQAKDTDGMPVPISASSRTWTPSQEGPGTFGQGIPAVAWDDEGDLNRTTRVVTGLAQNDFFRTNLGIVNLSGLQSILFTIELYDPSGLVVESIPFHLGPQAHFQLNAILNDHGIQGEDYSARISMEQANDLTPGAPGFELPDPDFVVYGSRVDRVTNDPVYLESSGSYGAVPLLIPAAASKAGGNNSYWSTDLVLRNPSETDDYYVEIDLIPTGAEGSADSVPYTFLLDPIVPGASARIDDILNREFPGYTLGALVVKAVDPSFNLKEVDLGSRTWTPSPDGKGTFGQGIPPVPLEAQCNPVILMDLESSENFRTNLGFINFSLNLRETLLVELLSTDGSVVATESLTLEPWAHLQIDGFLDRHGIAGSGYAARVSLESTDNLFLNPGESWEPMFTAYASRVDRISNDPTYLAPSIVPAPEEEPTGEWVDFEDEHPWYLCTGDPVPEEATQVTAFDQVFHYFLGDDNQRDIVNTVEFPPAQDWNQVGLILNLECPESGLCDHWDRIGSLRLVVNPEDDPSSWEYLEVFRYITPYRLEMCNFVDITPLASYFAGEQTLVSSIDTWIGPGSVYGDGWRVSATFVFYPGTPHGPDQVVNLWSRKDIVVGFIDEENNVDSQIDPMTVYIPEDTSRVEARLIGTGHSFNNTNNCAEFCIMRMDLYANGTMNSVIPWRNDCDINPISPQYGTWQYDRNGWCPGAAVLDHRVDLTDQLVPGQDNVLDFDIRMYNGEEYNNVNPDSWSPFMEVTLQLLIYE; encoded by the coding sequence ATGAAACGATTTATGGCTGTTATGAGTTTTGTAATTCTTACATCTGCGGTCCTTTATGCGGATACTCATGCATCGTGGAGGCAGATCGTGCCCGTCGCGGCACTGACCGAGGGAGGGAACGGATCTTTCTGGCAGACCGATCTGACGATCGTCAATCCCTCCGATCGAAGTGCTTCCCTGACCCTCGAGTTTCTTCCCACGGGACTGGACTCCCTTCCGGGAAATTCTCACATCGTGGAAATTCCCGCTGCCCTCCTTCCCGGTGCCTCCATTACCCTTCCGAACGTCCTTGGTGCCTATTTTTCCGCTTATTCTTCCGGAGCGCTCGTCATCCAGGCAAAGGATACGGACGGCATGCCCGTTCCGATCTCAGCTTCTTCGAGAACCTGGACACCCTCCCAGGAAGGTCCCGGTACCTTCGGACAGGGAATTCCTGCCGTGGCCTGGGACGATGAGGGAGATCTCAACCGAACAACCCGGGTGGTTACGGGTCTCGCTCAGAACGATTTCTTCCGTACCAACCTGGGTATCGTAAATCTTTCGGGATTGCAGTCCATCCTGTTCACTATTGAACTTTATGATCCTTCAGGGCTTGTCGTAGAATCGATTCCCTTCCACCTGGGGCCCCAGGCCCACTTCCAGCTGAATGCGATCCTGAATGATCATGGGATTCAGGGTGAGGATTACTCGGCCCGGATCTCCATGGAGCAGGCGAACGACCTGACGCCGGGAGCCCCTGGTTTCGAGCTCCCCGATCCCGATTTTGTTGTCTATGGGTCAAGGGTCGATCGAGTCACCAACGATCCCGTTTACCTGGAATCGTCGGGTTCGTACGGTGCTGTCCCCCTGCTCATTCCCGCAGCGGCCTCCAAGGCAGGAGGCAACAACTCTTACTGGAGTACGGACCTCGTATTGCGGAACCCTTCGGAAACCGACGATTACTACGTCGAAATCGATCTGATTCCCACGGGAGCGGAAGGATCAGCCGATTCGGTCCCCTATACCTTTCTTCTCGACCCGATCGTTCCCGGGGCTTCTGCCAGGATCGATGACATCCTGAACAGGGAATTCCCCGGCTATACTCTGGGAGCCCTCGTGGTCAAGGCCGTCGATCCCTCTTTCAACCTGAAGGAAGTCGATCTCGGTTCACGTACCTGGACACCCTCCCCCGATGGGAAAGGCACCTTCGGACAGGGTATTCCCCCTGTCCCTCTGGAAGCGCAGTGCAATCCGGTCATTCTCATGGACCTGGAATCGAGCGAGAATTTCAGAACGAATCTTGGATTCATCAATTTCTCCCTCAACCTCAGAGAAACGCTACTGGTGGAATTGCTCTCCACGGATGGTTCGGTTGTTGCCACGGAGTCCCTTACCCTTGAACCCTGGGCCCATCTGCAGATCGACGGATTCCTGGATCGTCACGGAATCGCCGGATCGGGTTACGCCGCCCGGGTGAGCCTCGAATCGACGGACAATCTCTTCCTGAATCCCGGGGAATCATGGGAACCCATGTTCACGGCCTACGCTTCCCGCGTGGACCGTATCTCCAACGATCCCACGTACCTGGCACCTTCAATCGTTCCGGCTCCCGAAGAGGAGCCGACGGGGGAATGGGTTGACTTTGAGGACGAGCATCCCTGGTATCTGTGCACGGGCGATCCTGTACCGGAGGAGGCCACGCAGGTGACCGCTTTCGATCAGGTCTTTCATTATTTCCTCGGGGATGACAACCAGAGGGATATTGTCAACACGGTCGAATTCCCCCCCGCACAGGACTGGAACCAGGTGGGTCTGATCCTGAACCTGGAATGCCCGGAAAGCGGTTTATGCGACCACTGGGACCGTATCGGTTCCCTGCGCCTCGTAGTAAATCCTGAGGATGATCCCTCCTCGTGGGAATATCTTGAAGTTTTTCGTTACATCACACCCTACCGGCTGGAGATGTGCAACTTTGTCGACATCACACCCCTCGCCTCCTACTTTGCCGGGGAACAGACCCTGGTTTCTTCGATCGATACATGGATCGGGCCGGGAAGTGTTTATGGGGATGGCTGGCGGGTATCCGCAACCTTCGTCTTCTACCCGGGGACGCCCCATGGTCCAGACCAGGTCGTAAACCTCTGGAGCCGCAAGGATATCGTCGTCGGGTTTATCGATGAAGAGAATAATGTCGATTCCCAGATTGACCCGATGACGGTATATATCCCCGAAGATACTTCCCGTGTCGAAGCCCGTCTCATCGGAACCGGACACTCCTTCAACAATACCAATAACTGTGCGGAATTCTGTATTATGCGGATGGATCTCTATGCCAACGGCACGATGAATTCGGTGATCCCATGGCGGAATGATTGTGACATCAACCCCATCAGTCCCCAGTACGGAACGTGGCAGTACGACCGCAACGGATGGTGTCCGGGGGCGGCGGTCCTGGACCACCGGGTCGATCTGACCGATCAGCTGGTTCCGGGCCAGGACAACGTACTCGATTTCGACATCCGGATGTATAACGGCGAAGAGTACAACAATGTCAACCCCGACTCCTGGAGCCCTTTCATGGAAGTCACACTCCAGCTCCTGATCTATGAATAG
- a CDS encoding glycerophosphodiester phosphodiesterase, giving the protein MNLIPPESSRRYRPRIIGHRGAAGLSYENSLSAVKTAIEHGVDVVEVDIQVSRDGCPMVFHDRYLDRLTYRSGYIHEWSFRGLRRIRLRNGEVIPTVQEVLDLCRSRIPVILEIKSERAFPPLKELLRDYENDDRVLAASFDHASLLSLKNSHPGLRTIALMEGDPVLKLGFLRDARADMAGMSFDTLGEDTIRTFHGEGIDFMVWTVDQPMEMKRAVRARPWGIATNYPDRLAMLLHRKRSF; this is encoded by the coding sequence GTGAACCTGATTCCTCCGGAGTCGTCCAGACGGTACCGTCCGCGAATTATCGGCCATCGTGGAGCGGCCGGGCTGTCCTATGAGAACAGTCTCTCCGCCGTAAAAACCGCCATTGAACATGGTGTCGATGTTGTCGAGGTCGACATTCAGGTATCCCGGGACGGCTGCCCTATGGTCTTTCATGACCGCTACCTCGATCGCCTGACGTACCGAAGTGGTTATATCCACGAGTGGTCCTTCCGGGGGCTTCGAAGAATCCGCCTCCGGAACGGAGAGGTGATTCCCACGGTCCAGGAAGTCCTGGACCTCTGCCGGTCCCGGATCCCCGTCATCCTGGAAATTAAAAGCGAACGGGCCTTTCCCCCACTGAAGGAACTGCTGCGGGACTACGAGAATGACGATCGTGTCCTGGCTGCATCCTTCGACCACGCCTCTCTTCTCTCTCTGAAGAACAGCCACCCGGGACTCCGGACAATTGCGCTCATGGAGGGGGATCCCGTCCTCAAGCTCGGTTTTCTTCGGGATGCCCGTGCAGACATGGCGGGAATGTCCTTCGATACGCTGGGGGAAGATACGATACGGACCTTTCACGGGGAGGGGATCGACTTCATGGTCTGGACCGTGGACCAGCCGATGGAAATGAAGCGGGCCGTAAGAGCCAGACCCTGGGGGATTGCCACTAATTACCCGGACCGGCTGGCCATGCTGCTTCATCGAAAACGATCTTTCTGA